In Polaribacter sp. Hel_I_88, the following proteins share a genomic window:
- a CDS encoding AAA family ATPase — MIYFCGVDIQKKIKNNNSNTKNLQENQQKIVLIGGPGTGKTTVLNALKNKGFYCFDEVSRAVTLKAQKEGIEQLFLTEPLLFSEMLLKGREEQFLIADKRKENIIFFDRGIPDVHAYMNYFNTDYPELFLEKSKAYKYDAIFHFSPWDEIHTTDNERYETFEESLKIDKFLLEAYSELGYKIMNVPFGTIEERTNFIINSLACDL; from the coding sequence TAATTCTAACACGAAAAACTTGCAAGAAAATCAGCAAAAAATAGTATTAATTGGTGGGCCAGGAACAGGAAAAACAACCGTTTTAAATGCCTTAAAAAACAAAGGTTTTTATTGTTTTGATGAAGTATCTAGAGCTGTTACATTAAAAGCACAAAAAGAAGGTATTGAACAATTGTTTTTAACGGAACCTTTGTTGTTTAGCGAAATGCTATTAAAAGGTAGAGAAGAACAGTTTTTAATTGCTGATAAACGAAAAGAAAACATCATTTTTTTTGATAGAGGAATTCCTGATGTTCATGCCTATATGAACTATTTTAATACCGATTATCCTGAGTTATTTTTAGAAAAAAGCAAAGCATATAAATACGATGCAATTTTTCATTTTTCTCCTTGGGATGAGATTCATACAACTGATAATGAACGTTATGAAACTTTTGAAGAATCGCTAAAAATTGATAAATTTTTGTTAGAAGCCTATTCAGAATTGGGCTATAAAATTATGAATGTTCCTTTTGGCACTATTGAAGAACGAACAAATTTTATCATCAATTCGCTTGCTTGCGATTTATGA